One part of the Prunus persica cultivar Lovell chromosome G5, Prunus_persica_NCBIv2, whole genome shotgun sequence genome encodes these proteins:
- the LOC18776899 gene encoding 26S proteasome non-ATPase regulatory subunit 6 homolog has protein sequence MEGQEGPQQPHLVLAHKLFLLSHPDVQDIEKVQLREEVFASVKADDMAPLYETLVSESVLPLDQSVLDSMRAKIQDELKKLDEKIADAEENLGESEVREAHLAKSLFFIRIGDKEKALEQLKVTESKTVAVGQKMDLVFYTLQLGFFYMDFDLISKSIDKAKNLFEEGGDWERKNRLKVYEGLYCMSTRNFKKAADLFLDSISTFTTYEIFPYDIFIFYTVLTSIISLDRVSLKQKVVDAPEILTVIGKIPYLTEFLNSLYECQYKSFFAAFAGLTEQIKLDRYLHPHFRYYMREIRTVVYSQFLESYKSVTIEAMAKAFGVTVDFIDLELSRFIAAGKLHCKIDKVAGVLETNRPDAKNSLYQATIKQGDFLLNRIQKLSRVIDL, from the exons ATGGAAGGCCAAGAAGGACCTCAGCAACCGCACCTCGTGCTGGCTCACAAGCTCTTCCTTCTCTCCCACCCTGATGTCCAAGACATCGAGAAGGTCCAACTCAGAGAGGAGGTTTTCGCTTCCGTCAAAGCTGACG aTATGGCACCGTTGTACGAAACTCTGGTCTCTGAATCGGTGCTGCCGTTGGACCAGAGCGTTTTGGACTCGATGCGCGCGAAGATCCAGGACGAGCTCAAGAAGCTCGACGAAAA GATTGCTGATGCCGAAGAGAACTTGGGCGAAAGTGAGGTTCGAGAAGCCCATCTGGCTAAGTCCTTGTTTTTCATTCGTATTGGTGACAAG GAGAAAGCACTGGAACAACTCAAGGTAACAGAAAGCAAAACAGTTGCAGTTGGGCAAAAGATGGACTTGGTATTCTATACACTGCAACTTGGTTTcttttatatggattttgacCTCATTTCGAAGAGCATTGACAAAGCGAAGAA CTTATTTGAAGAGGGAGGTGATTGGGAAAGGAAGAATCGTCTGAAGGTCTATGAAGGCTTGTACTGCATGTCTACTCGAAATTTTAAGAAGGCTGCTGATTTGTTCTTGGATTCCATTTCTACCTTCACCACTTATGAAATATTTCCGTATGATATCTTCATATTTTATACTGTCCTTACGAGCATTATATCGTTGGACAGAGTTTCTTTGAAACAAAAG GTGGTGGATGCTCCTGAGATATTAACAGTGATTGGGAAAATCCCGTACCTTACAGAATTTTTGAACTCTCTATATGAATGCCAATACAAATCTTTTTTCGCAGCATTTG CTGGCCTGACAGAGCAGATAAAGTTGGACCGTTATTTGCATCCACACTTCCGATATTACATGAGGGAGATCAGAACTGTGGTTTATTCCCAGTTCTTGGAATCCTACAAGAGTGTTACTATTGAAGCAATGGCGAAAGCATTTGGCGTGACGGTTGATTTCATTGATTT GGAGCTGTCTCGTTTCATTGCGGCAGGGAAGCTTCATTGCAAGATTGACAAGGTTGCTGGTGTTCTAGAAACTAACCGTCCTGATGCTAAGAATTCTCTCTACCAAGCAACAATCAAGCAAGGGGATTTCTTGTTAAACCGGATCCAGAAGCTGTCTCGTGTTATTGATCTGTAG